From a region of the Microcoleus sp. bin38.metabat.b11b12b14.051 genome:
- a CDS encoding anti-sigma factor antagonist (This anti-anti-sigma factor, or anti-sigma factor antagonist, belongs to a family that includes characterized members SpoIIAA, RsbV, RsfA, and RsfB.), which translates to MVSQTPEADFRVTYLDEIPSVHIPVRLSVLEAVNFKTTCQQLFSGSTVPSKIVLDFSQTTFIDSSGIGALVSNLKFVKQRGSDLVLRSLKPQVMAVFALTSLDQVLTIEQPSATSTSVDTKSSDNQLPMTHPSVQSLVKRLIDIVGAIVGLVITGILLVPIAAAITINDPGPILFAQTRCGWMGKKFRIWKFRSMCTNAEAMKAQIKNQASGAFFKNDNDPRITKVGRILRKTSLDELPQFWNVLKGEMSLVGTRPPTPDEVERYEVPQWQRLDVKPGMTGEWQVNGRSKVRDFEDVIRLDLKYQQEWSLMYDLKLIVKTITVLFNKNSGAM; encoded by the coding sequence ATGGTCAGCCAAACCCCAGAGGCAGATTTTCGGGTTACATACTTGGACGAGATTCCCTCGGTTCACATACCCGTGCGCTTGAGCGTACTTGAAGCCGTAAACTTTAAGACAACCTGCCAGCAACTTTTCTCTGGAAGCACCGTTCCCAGCAAAATTGTCCTAGACTTCAGTCAAACGACATTCATTGACAGTAGCGGAATCGGTGCTTTAGTCAGCAATCTGAAATTTGTCAAACAGCGCGGCAGCGACTTGGTGCTCCGAAGCCTCAAGCCCCAGGTGATGGCAGTATTTGCTCTCACCAGCCTAGATCAAGTCCTAACCATCGAGCAGCCTTCTGCAACCTCAACTTCTGTAGACACCAAATCCTCAGACAATCAGCTACCGATGACGCACCCCTCCGTGCAATCGCTGGTGAAACGTCTGATAGACATCGTTGGCGCCATCGTCGGTTTGGTGATTACGGGAATTTTGCTCGTACCCATAGCGGCAGCCATCACGATTAACGATCCGGGCCCGATACTTTTTGCACAAACCCGCTGCGGCTGGATGGGGAAAAAATTTCGGATTTGGAAATTTCGATCGATGTGCACTAACGCCGAAGCCATGAAAGCCCAAATTAAAAACCAAGCTTCCGGCGCATTTTTCAAAAATGACAACGACCCCCGGATTACCAAAGTCGGGCGCATCTTGCGTAAGACGAGTCTCGACGAACTGCCGCAGTTTTGGAACGTCCTCAAAGGCGAAATGAGTCTAGTCGGAACTAGACCCCCTACTCCAGACGAAGTTGAGCGCTACGAAGTCCCTCAGTGGCAGCGTTTGGATGTCAAACCTGGGATGACTGGCGAATGGCAAGTCAATGGTCGCTCTAAAGTCCGCGATTTTGAAGATGTCATTCGTTTAGATTTAAAATATCAGCAAGAGTGGAGCCTGATGTATGACCTGAAACTAATTGTTAAAACCATAACTGTGCTGTTTAACAAAAATAGTGGGGCTATGTAA
- a CDS encoding CGLD27 family protein, which produces MKNASISICPVPEEQRPLNEYQELTESWFFSWVILDWPAYLAKLAWVWAWSCLVSGPIAASSFAPLKYPLQFALCGAAGAGFILGLALLRLYLGWFYVRSRLSNPTVVYEESGWYDCQSWPKTPEVLAQDKLIVNYELEPILRRLRQTFYGLTVLLVAGGLIWSCL; this is translated from the coding sequence GTGAAAAACGCTTCTATTTCTATTTGTCCTGTTCCAGAAGAACAGCGCCCCCTTAATGAATACCAAGAACTTACAGAATCCTGGTTTTTTAGCTGGGTAATTCTCGACTGGCCCGCATATCTGGCCAAACTCGCCTGGGTATGGGCTTGGAGTTGCTTGGTATCCGGGCCGATAGCTGCTTCTAGCTTTGCTCCCCTCAAGTATCCACTTCAGTTTGCCCTGTGCGGTGCTGCTGGTGCCGGTTTTATTCTAGGATTAGCTTTGCTGCGACTTTACTTGGGTTGGTTCTACGTGCGATCGCGCCTATCAAATCCCACAGTCGTCTACGAAGAGTCTGGCTGGTACGATTGTCAATCTTGGCCTAAAACTCCCGAAGTATTAGCTCAAGACAAGTTGATTGTCAACTACGAACTAGAACCAATTCTCAGGCGTCTGAGGCAGACATTTTATGGTTTGACAGTATTGCTGGTTGCCGGGGGACTAATTTGGAGTTGTTTGTAA
- the yqeK gene encoding bis(5'-nucleosyl)-tetraphosphatase (symmetrical) YqeK codes for MTLAPTRENVLGWLSHRVPAARITHILGVEQTAGDLARHYGLDEAKARSAGLMHDAAKYFKPQLLLQMAQKEGLELDSVLEAHPHLLHADASAIVARDEFGVVDREILDAIANHTLGRPNMSQLSCAVFIADAIEPSRGNTPELAALRETSWQNLYAAVWQASDYSLKYLLETRCYIHPRTILTRNWALSMARESPKIGNSTGKSIGQITS; via the coding sequence TTGACACTTGCACCCACACGCGAAAACGTCCTAGGTTGGCTCTCACACCGCGTTCCTGCCGCCCGCATCACACATATCCTCGGAGTCGAACAGACGGCAGGAGACTTGGCTCGCCATTACGGCCTGGATGAAGCAAAAGCCCGATCGGCAGGACTGATGCACGACGCAGCAAAATACTTTAAACCCCAACTGCTGCTGCAAATGGCTCAGAAGGAAGGTTTAGAGTTAGACTCAGTATTGGAAGCACACCCGCACCTGCTCCATGCAGACGCCAGCGCGATCGTCGCCAGAGACGAATTCGGGGTGGTCGATCGAGAAATTTTGGACGCAATCGCCAATCACACCCTCGGCAGACCAAACATGAGCCAGCTCAGTTGTGCCGTATTTATCGCAGACGCTATAGAGCCGAGCCGCGGCAACACACCCGAACTAGCAGCACTGCGCGAGACAAGCTGGCAAAATCTCTATGCAGCCGTGTGGCAAGCTAGCGATTATTCTCTCAAATATTTGCTAGAAACTCGCTGCTACATTCACCCGCGCACCATACTTACCCGCAATTGGGCTCTCTCAATGGCTCGCGAATCGCCCAAAATAGGAAATTCGACAGGAAAGTCGATCGGACAAATCACAAGTTAA
- a CDS encoding element excision factor XisH family protein — protein MNSIDNLIATHRGFSITNEVKNSLLKDDWTIMADSYFIKNEDAELYYL, from the coding sequence ATGAATTCTATTGACAATCTCATAGCGACGCACCGGGGTTTTTCAATAACTAATGAAGTTAAAAATTCTTTGCTCAAAGATGATTGGACAATTATGGCTGACTCCTATTTTATCAAAAATGAGGATGCGGAGTTATACTATTTATAA
- a CDS encoding DMT family transporter — protein MNNKISIGYFLAVVATVIWAGNFIVARALNQEILPMGLAFWRWAIAVATLAPFTVRAAVHDGKLIKKNLAYLTVSALLGVTAFNTLIYVAGHTTLAVNMALIATSSPVFIVLMSRFFYGETISLTRAVGIAIAVSGVVLLIAGGSLERLLSISLAIGDLYMLLASIIFAGYTMLVKRKPPNLRMTTFTFCTFSLGLLFLSPFYALECWIYQPVAFNPAIVLGLLYVGVLSSVVAFLAWNQAIALIGPNRTALIYYLIPVFSGIAAWLFLGEAISFVHILSTLAIVCGIMITNRT, from the coding sequence ATGAATAATAAAATATCAATTGGTTATTTTTTGGCAGTAGTTGCGACGGTGATTTGGGCGGGAAACTTCATCGTCGCTAGGGCTTTGAATCAGGAGATTTTGCCGATGGGTTTAGCTTTTTGGCGATGGGCGATTGCTGTGGCAACTTTGGCTCCCTTCACCGTGCGGGCGGCTGTGCATGACGGGAAATTGATCAAAAAAAATCTTGCTTACTTGACTGTATCGGCACTATTAGGCGTAACTGCTTTTAACACTTTAATTTACGTTGCTGGCCACACAACCTTAGCGGTGAATATGGCGTTAATTGCCACTTCTTCCCCGGTTTTTATTGTACTTATGTCTCGTTTTTTTTACGGAGAAACTATCTCCTTAACGCGGGCCGTCGGTATTGCGATCGCCGTCAGCGGTGTTGTATTGTTAATTGCGGGAGGCTCGTTAGAGAGGCTGCTGAGTATTTCGTTGGCGATCGGCGATTTGTATATGCTGTTAGCATCTATAATCTTTGCTGGCTACACGATGCTGGTAAAGCGCAAGCCGCCCAACCTGCGGATGACAACTTTCACTTTTTGTACTTTTAGCTTGGGGCTGTTGTTTTTATCGCCCTTCTATGCGCTGGAATGTTGGATTTATCAGCCTGTGGCGTTCAATCCTGCGATCGTCCTAGGGTTACTTTATGTGGGGGTGCTCTCTTCGGTAGTGGCGTTTCTGGCGTGGAATCAGGCGATCGCCCTAATTGGCCCGAACCGCACAGCTTTAATCTATTACTTGATTCCGGTGTTTAGCGGTATTGCTGCGTGGCTGTTTCTCGGTGAAGCGATTTCGTTCGTGCATATTCTTAGTACGTTGGCGATCGTCTGCGGCATTATGATTACTAACCGCACTTAA
- a CDS encoding Na+/H+ antiporter NhaC family protein, with amino-acid sequence MDLLFFLIISFFLLLVSAIKGYFVVYPLLASLAIFILILLNRGFPLNSLIKMAVAGSQKSFSVIGILLLIGAVMAVWMAAGTVPVLVYWGIKLISPQYFIFWAFVLTSMVSVLLGTSFGTVSTIGIALTIAAKGSAVNPNTIAGAIIAGAYFGDRCSPMSSSANLIAAITRTEIYTNLKNMALTAFYPLIVSSILYLILSLTNPVEFAGNNLTIDLGEAFNLNWITWLPALTILILCVLRVEVKIAMTVSIIAGSAIAIFVQGYSPIDILQFAIAGFKLESTSSLKDIVAGGGILSMLKVSTVVIVSTAFAGIFAGTKTLDFIEVYLNKARSRSDLFLGTTIISILSAAFGCTQAIAIILTHQLVEKKYRKEGLDDYQLALDLENTAVVIAPLIPWNIAGLVPATVLGVNSDFIPYAFYLYLIPLFNLIQMKRAKPLQES; translated from the coding sequence ATGGATTTGCTATTTTTTCTAATTATCTCATTTTTTCTACTTTTAGTTAGTGCCATTAAAGGTTATTTTGTCGTTTATCCGCTGCTAGCTTCTCTGGCAATTTTTATTCTTATTTTATTGAACAGGGGATTTCCACTAAACAGCTTAATCAAAATGGCTGTTGCTGGAAGTCAAAAATCTTTTTCAGTAATCGGTATTTTACTGTTGATCGGGGCAGTCATGGCCGTCTGGATGGCGGCGGGGACGGTTCCAGTTCTCGTATATTGGGGCATCAAATTAATTAGCCCTCAGTATTTTATATTTTGGGCGTTTGTCTTAACTAGCATGGTTTCTGTGCTGCTGGGAACTTCCTTTGGCACTGTGAGTACGATCGGCATTGCTTTAACGATCGCAGCCAAGGGCAGCGCTGTCAATCCCAATACGATCGCCGGAGCAATTATTGCCGGAGCTTATTTTGGCGATCGGTGTTCTCCAATGTCTTCTAGCGCTAATTTGATTGCCGCAATTACCCGTACAGAAATTTATACTAACCTCAAAAATATGGCGCTAACAGCTTTTTACCCGCTGATAGTTTCCAGCATTTTGTATTTAATTTTATCCCTAACAAATCCCGTTGAATTTGCTGGCAACAACCTCACTATTGACCTTGGAGAAGCCTTCAATCTTAACTGGATAACTTGGCTGCCAGCCTTGACAATTTTAATCCTTTGTGTGTTGCGAGTAGAAGTCAAAATTGCCATGACTGTTAGTATAATTGCCGGAAGTGCGATCGCCATTTTCGTGCAAGGTTATTCGCCGATCGATATTCTGCAATTTGCGATCGCTGGATTTAAGCTAGAATCAACTTCTAGTTTAAAAGATATTGTGGCGGGAGGAGGGATTTTGTCGATGCTCAAAGTTTCAACAGTTGTGATTGTATCGACAGCATTTGCCGGAATTTTTGCGGGAACGAAAACGCTAGATTTTATTGAAGTTTATCTCAACAAAGCTCGATCGAGAAGCGATTTGTTTTTGGGAACAACAATCATCAGCATTTTATCAGCCGCCTTTGGCTGCACCCAAGCTATAGCTATCATCCTGACTCATCAGTTAGTTGAGAAAAAATACCGAAAAGAGGGATTAGATGATTATCAACTTGCTCTCGACTTGGAAAATACTGCTGTTGTGATTGCTCCCTTAATTCCGTGGAATATTGCCGGATTAGTGCCTGCAACTGTCTTGGGTGTCAATTCAGATTTTATCCCTTATGCTTTTTATTTGTATCTCATTCCTTTATTTAACTTAATTCAAATGAAACGGGCTAAACCACTTCAAGAAAGTTAA
- a CDS encoding WcaI family glycosyltransferase, which translates to MRILIYSYNYYPEPIGIAPLMTELAQGLVKRGHQVRVVTGMPNYPQRRIYPQYRGKFYLTEEHKGVTIQRSYLRVNGPHPSLLDRLLLDGSFVVSSAVQAFRGWRPDVIFSTMPPLPICVPVAFYGALRNIPIVLNVQDIVSEAAVRVGLVKKNGMLIQIADALEKFAYSTASQVSVIDSGFVSKLHSQGVPPEKIVCLPNWVDVNFIRPLPKQNNPFRETHKLNDKFVVLYAGNIALTQGLQTVVKAAARLKHIPEIAFVIVGESTALARLQQDCETYKATNVMLLPFEPREKLPEMLAAADVSLVVQKRRVTNFNMPSKIQVLLASGRAILASVPETGTAHKAVQQSGGGVVVAPEDPQALADAVEDLFLNCDRVDALGEQGRKYAVENYGFEEALNHYEALFTAVAASHAEKVLAPLPK; encoded by the coding sequence ATGCGTATTCTAATTTATTCCTATAACTACTATCCAGAGCCGATCGGCATTGCCCCCTTGATGACAGAACTAGCCCAAGGCTTAGTCAAGCGCGGGCACCAAGTTCGAGTCGTCACCGGAATGCCGAACTATCCCCAGCGCCGGATTTATCCCCAATATCGGGGCAAATTCTACCTCACCGAAGAACACAAAGGCGTGACAATTCAGCGCAGCTACCTGCGCGTCAACGGCCCCCATCCCAGCCTGTTAGACAGGCTTTTGCTAGACGGCAGTTTTGTCGTATCCAGCGCCGTCCAAGCCTTCAGAGGCTGGCGTCCCGACGTGATTTTCTCGACAATGCCCCCTTTACCGATTTGCGTGCCGGTCGCCTTTTACGGAGCTCTTCGCAATATCCCGATCGTCCTCAACGTACAGGATATAGTCTCAGAAGCAGCAGTGCGCGTCGGCTTAGTCAAGAAAAACGGAATGCTAATTCAAATTGCTGACGCCTTAGAAAAATTTGCCTACAGCACAGCCAGCCAAGTCAGCGTCATCGACAGCGGTTTTGTCAGCAAATTGCACTCTCAGGGAGTACCGCCGGAAAAAATAGTTTGCCTTCCCAATTGGGTTGATGTTAACTTCATTCGCCCCTTACCAAAACAAAATAACCCATTTCGTGAAACCCACAAACTCAATGACAAATTTGTGGTTCTCTATGCGGGAAATATTGCGCTCACCCAGGGTTTGCAAACAGTGGTCAAAGCAGCGGCCCGTTTGAAACACATACCGGAAATTGCTTTTGTAATTGTCGGAGAATCAACAGCCCTAGCGCGCTTGCAACAAGATTGCGAAACTTACAAAGCTACTAATGTAATGCTACTGCCCTTTGAACCCCGAGAAAAATTGCCCGAAATGTTAGCTGCTGCCGATGTTAGTTTAGTCGTACAAAAGCGCCGGGTTACTAACTTTAATATGCCTTCAAAAATTCAAGTGCTTCTTGCTAGTGGCCGGGCTATTTTAGCTTCGGTTCCTGAAACTGGTACGGCCCACAAAGCAGTGCAGCAAAGCGGTGGTGGGGTGGTGGTAGCGCCGGAAGATCCGCAGGCTTTGGCGGATGCTGTGGAGGATTTGTTCTTAAATTGCGATCGGGTGGATGCGCTGGGCGAGCAAGGCAGAAAGTATGCTGTGGAGAATTACGGATTTGAGGAAGCTTTGAATCATTATGAGGCTTTGTTTACGGCGGTAGCGGCGAGTCATGCTGAGAAAGTCTTGGCACCTTTGCCCAAGTAA
- a CDS encoding ATP-binding protein, with protein sequence MKDKQPKGESHLQVETDLKALTSVLEWLENIVLPMLPEDFWWQCRLIINEGFTNAVRHAHHNLPPETPIDIEVKVFADYLEIRIWDRGQPFNLEAKLHSIMQEQRDPLDREGERGLVFMYKLTDELGYIRTDDSCNCLVMRKNLT encoded by the coding sequence ATGAAAGACAAGCAACCAAAGGGCGAGTCGCACCTTCAGGTTGAAACAGACCTCAAGGCTTTAACATCCGTTTTGGAATGGTTGGAGAATATCGTTTTGCCCATGCTACCAGAGGATTTCTGGTGGCAGTGCCGGCTGATAATCAACGAAGGCTTTACAAACGCTGTCCGCCATGCTCACCATAACTTGCCCCCTGAGACGCCGATCGACATTGAGGTAAAAGTGTTTGCAGATTACTTAGAAATTAGGATTTGGGACAGGGGTCAACCCTTCAATCTCGAAGCAAAGCTGCACTCGATCATGCAAGAGCAGCGCGATCCTTTGGACAGAGAAGGAGAAAGGGGACTTGTATTTATGTACAAGCTCACCGACGAGCTTGGCTATATTCGTACCGATGATAGCTGCAACTGCCTGGTAATGCGCAAAAACCTTACCTGA
- the rsfS gene encoding ribosome silencing factor, whose amino-acid sequence MSDITQLEYSRTQSTVTDATSPDEARGLIVTAAQAADDRKAVDIVLLGVAEVCYLADYFAIVTGFSNVQVRAISQAIADQVEEEWGRLPLRTQGLSDASWVVMDYGDAIIHIFKPQEREFYNLEAFWGHAERIEFSPAEER is encoded by the coding sequence ATGTCAGATATAACCCAACTCGAATATTCCAGAACTCAGTCCACAGTAACCGACGCCACATCCCCAGACGAAGCGCGCGGCTTGATCGTAACGGCTGCACAAGCTGCCGATGACCGCAAAGCAGTTGATATTGTATTGCTGGGCGTGGCAGAAGTGTGCTATTTGGCTGACTACTTTGCGATCGTCACCGGATTTTCCAACGTGCAGGTACGAGCCATCTCCCAAGCCATCGCCGACCAAGTAGAAGAAGAATGGGGACGCTTGCCGCTGCGTACACAAGGGCTATCAGACGCCAGTTGGGTCGTCATGGACTACGGCGACGCGATTATCCACATCTTTAAACCTCAAGAGCGCGAATTCTACAATTTAGAAGCGTTCTGGGGACACGCCGAACGAATTGAATTTTCCCCCGCAGAGGAACGCTGA
- a CDS encoding DUF2949 domain-containing protein, producing the protein MGKAQLIDYLRGELAISNSAIAVALRHDEQDAGQLPMVLWQYGLVTLEQLELIFDWLEAEGA; encoded by the coding sequence ATGGGAAAGGCTCAACTGATCGATTATTTGCGGGGGGAGTTGGCGATATCGAATTCTGCGATCGCCGTTGCTCTGAGACACGACGAACAAGATGCCGGCCAACTGCCCATGGTTCTGTGGCAGTACGGGTTAGTCACCCTAGAACAGTTAGAGCTAATTTTTGATTGGCTGGAAGCTGAGGGGGCTTAG
- a CDS encoding DUF3318 domain-containing protein has product MTSYATSTARAEMSEIRRLKNILPPELQSWVTVEKTIEVNPTLIRSEEIGKDQVEIQIDLIRWEQLATDQRNLLFWHEVARIQNDTIPRDGWEMAALAIGLGGAVGELWVQDGLLLVLALSLCGVSGWRLYQKNNGEKSLKEAVDADEKALALATRFGYTLPNAYKSLGSALKTLIEQTSKKQQRAKYEARLQALKRNAAKAKAKVKPITRETSQSENVYNS; this is encoded by the coding sequence ATGACATCCTATGCAACCTCTACAGCAAGAGCCGAGATGAGTGAGATCCGGCGCTTGAAAAACATACTGCCCCCAGAACTCCAAAGTTGGGTAACAGTAGAAAAAACAATAGAAGTTAATCCCACCCTGATCCGCAGCGAAGAAATAGGCAAAGACCAGGTAGAGATACAGATAGACTTGATCCGCTGGGAACAGCTAGCTACGGATCAGCGCAATCTCCTATTCTGGCATGAAGTCGCCCGAATTCAAAATGACACCATCCCCAGAGACGGTTGGGAAATGGCAGCCCTCGCGATCGGTTTAGGCGGCGCCGTCGGCGAACTTTGGGTGCAAGACGGCTTGCTACTGGTACTCGCCCTATCTTTGTGCGGCGTCTCCGGCTGGAGACTTTACCAAAAAAACAACGGAGAGAAAAGTTTAAAAGAAGCAGTAGACGCTGACGAAAAAGCCCTCGCCCTCGCCACCCGATTCGGCTACACCCTCCCAAATGCCTACAAAAGCCTCGGCAGCGCTTTAAAAACTTTAATCGAGCAAACCTCCAAAAAACAGCAGCGGGCTAAATACGAAGCTCGTCTCCAGGCCCTAAAACGCAACGCAGCTAAGGCAAAAGCCAAAGTCAAACCCATCACTCGCGAAACCTCCCAGTCAGAAAACGTCTACAACTCTTAA
- a CDS encoding asparaginase — protein sequence MTRGKRTQAPELEVTLLREGIPESRHRAQAAVCDKRGRVLSVAGNSETAAFIRSSLKPFQALAVTASGTLERYELTDRDLAIICSSHQGTIEQSRQVFNVLWRCDIDPSKLQCPIPEGKKSALQYNCSGKHAGMLAVCQQLHWPLETYLRRKHPVQQLILGKVADLLAMPAEEFISARDDCGAPTYLLQLGQMASLYAKLASGDNVDMERIVRAMTHHPMMVAGDGRFDTELMRLTQGELVSKSGAEGVQCIGRVGEGMGLAIKVADGGKRAQFAVAIHLLKQLGWITATIAETLSDTYLTLSDFKRLEVVGEVSML from the coding sequence ATGACAAGGGGAAAACGAACCCAAGCTCCCGAATTGGAAGTCACACTGCTGCGCGAAGGCATTCCAGAATCTAGACATCGCGCCCAGGCCGCTGTCTGCGACAAACGCGGCCGCGTTCTTTCCGTTGCCGGTAACTCGGAAACGGCGGCATTTATCCGTTCTTCTCTCAAGCCTTTTCAAGCTTTGGCTGTGACGGCGAGCGGGACTTTGGAACGCTACGAATTGACCGATCGAGATTTAGCGATTATTTGCAGTTCCCATCAAGGTACGATCGAGCAATCGCGACAGGTGTTTAACGTCCTGTGGCGCTGCGACATTGACCCATCTAAACTCCAATGCCCCATTCCCGAAGGCAAAAAGAGCGCCCTGCAATACAACTGTTCCGGGAAACACGCCGGAATGCTCGCTGTGTGCCAGCAACTGCACTGGCCGCTGGAAACTTATTTGCGCCGCAAACATCCCGTCCAGCAGCTTATTTTGGGCAAGGTGGCTGACTTGCTCGCCATGCCTGCCGAAGAGTTTATCAGCGCTCGCGACGACTGCGGCGCTCCTACCTATCTGTTGCAGTTGGGACAAATGGCGTCTTTGTACGCTAAATTAGCCTCCGGCGACAATGTGGATATGGAGCGGATTGTGCGCGCTATGACTCACCACCCGATGATGGTTGCCGGTGACGGTAGATTTGACACGGAACTGATGCGCTTGACTCAAGGGGAATTGGTGAGCAAGTCCGGCGCCGAAGGAGTGCAGTGCATCGGCCGCGTTGGTGAAGGTATGGGCTTGGCAATTAAGGTCGCCGATGGGGGCAAGCGCGCTCAGTTTGCTGTGGCGATTCACTTGCTCAAGCAGTTGGGCTGGATTACTGCGACGATCGCCGAAACTCTTTCCGACACTTACCTAACTCTCAGCGATTTTAAACGCTTGGAGGTGGTCGGGGAAGTTTCGATGCTCTAA